The sequence CCGCTCGATGAGGGCCGCAGGGATGGGCATCTGGCGGATGTTGGTGCCGAGCAGGGCGGCCGGAGGGACCAGCAGCTCCTCGGGGCTGTTGACGATGAAGTCGAGGTAGGTGCCATCCAGGCTCTGCCGGAAGATGAGATCCGGCAAGGCGTGGAGCAGGGCATTCAGGCGCTCCTCGCTGCGCCGCGAGGCACGCGCGGCCTCCGTGTCGGCCTCGGCCCCCTCGAGGGAGCCCCGCTCCGCGGTGGTGGGCAGGTTCGACATCCAGAGGGCCTCGGACTTTCCGCTTCAGGAGCGCCACTCCCGCCGCAAGGGGGCGGGCCTGGGCGAGAACCCCCGGCGTCTCAGGACTGCAGTTCGAGCGACAGCGACTGGCCTGCCTCGAACTGGGGGGCCTGGCGCAGCCGCTCCAGCACCTGCTCGTGGCAGCGCAAGGTGACCATTGGAAGGGATCCCGGCTCGCTCACCCACTTGACCGCGTCCATCAGCCGGTGGGACTGCAAATAGTTCAGCACCCGCTCACGAAACTGCAGGCTCTCGTTGCGCCCCGCCTCGTAGAGAGCTCGACGATCACGCTGGGGCAAAGGGCGGTACGGCTTCTGCTCTTCCCGCGGCATGACGATCGCCTCAATCCACATTCCCTGCACCCTCCGGTTTGCGCATCCGAAAGTAGCAAGGGCCGTCGTGGATGCATCCCGCTCGCGTTGCATTCACCCGCCGAATGGTTGCGTGCGAACGCCACGAGGGGCCAAATCCCGAGGGGATGGGAGTTCAGGAAAAACCTGCAAGCCTCCGACGAAGGCTCGTAAGTCCTTGGGCCGACTGGGGTTTCAGGGGGTAGACCGAAAACGCGATTCCGGTCGTTCAAGATGGAAGAGCGAAGCCCGCGGACGCCACCGCGGGCGGCTCAGGACTGCAGCTCGAGGGAGAGAGACTTGCCTGCCTCGAACTCAGGGGCCTTGCGAAGCCGCTCCAGAACGCGCTCCTGACAGCGCAGCGTGACCATGGGAAGCGAACCCGGCTCGCTCACCCACTTGACCGCGTTCATGAGCTGATTGGCCTGCAGGAAGTTGAGCACCGTGGCTCGGAACTCCAGGCTCTCGTCGCGGCCGGCGTTGTACAGGGCGCGGCGGTCAAGCCGACGCGAGGGGCGGTAGGGCCTGGACTCCTCACGGGGCATGACGATTGCCTCGATCCACATGGTGCGGCCTCCGCGTGAGTGACAAGAAAACGGGCTACAGCAGATCATCGTGAGCCCTGTTCAGTAGTTGCGTCCAGATGCAAAACGACATGACGCGAAGAATCCTGAAACTTTTGCGTAGTAGGGCCTAAGGCCGCGCCAGATCAGGGGATTTTCCGCGTCCGCGCCTGGGTTGGCGGGCTGCGTCGAGGCCTCGAAGACGCGGGGTTGTCGCGACTCGGGGGGATTCCTTTTCTTTGAGAAGAGAATTTCCGAAGCGGTGGACCTGGCGTGGCGTGCGGGCAACGGCCAACCTGTGGCGTCCCACAATCCGCTATGGTGGCGCGCCGTCCTGGAGGATCCGAATGCGCCGCTTCACCCAGACCGCGGCCCTGTCGTTGGGGCTGCTGCTCGCGATGTCGTCCGTGGCCCGCGCCGATGGGCTCGGCACCATTCCCTATGGGGACAACTGCTGGGGCTCGGGCACGGACGCGGACCGGGACGGGCTCAACGACGACTGCGAGTACCAGCTGGCGTACTGGTTCATGCCGCAGCTGTGGTTCGACAGCGGCGAGAGCGGCTTCAACCGGCGGCCGTACTACTCGGTGAAGAGCGTGAGCTTCTCCACGCGCACGGTGCGGATCTTCTACCTGGACACCTTCTTTGACGACACCGGCGTGACGACGGGGCACGACGGCGATCCCGAGTTCCAGCTCTTCGAGCTCCACTACTCGGGCGGCCGCTGGTACCTGGACTGGGCCTACCTGTCCGCGCACCGCAAGAGCAGCTGTGACTCGTCGGCGTGGTACTCGCACGATCAGCTCGAGTACAGCACCGCGAGCGACGCGCGGAACGGGCCTCGCGGGTGGCCCACGCTCTACGTCGCCGAGGACAAGCACGCGACGTACAACAACCTGAGCACCTGTGACAGCGGCTGCTTCCTCCAGGACTACTGCAGCCGCACCACGTCCCAGTTCCTGGATACCTCGGCGAAGCTCGTGTCCCGGAACGTGGGCTCGACGACCGTGCAGCTCATCAACTCGATCGTCCTCAACGGGAAGACCGAGCGCCTGCTCGATGATGCGCCGTTCAAGGGCTGGGATGATCAGTGGTACCGGCCCAACTCCGAGGGCTATGGCCGTCACCTGATCGAATTCGGGTTCTAGCGGTCCGTGGCCAGCGCGCGTGGGCGCTCGTGGGCGCGAGGGGGATTGCTGGTCGCCGCCGGGCTGGTCGCGTTCGCGATCGCCTTGTGGCCAAAGGGGGAGGGGGGCTCGCCGCCCGTGCCTCCGGTGAGCGTGCGGAGTGAGGCCCCCGAGGCGGTTCAGCCTCCTCCAGTGCCGGCGCCCGTCGCTCGGCCGCCGCCGGACTCCGTGGCCACCTCCGAGCGGTCCTCCTGGGAGGTGCTCGCGGCGGCGCTTCATGAAGAGATGGTGCCGCTGGCCTCCAGCGTCGTGGTCGAGGCCATCGAGCGGGATCGCCCCTGGGTCTGCCAGGGCGAGCCAACGGCCTTGTCCGCGCGCCTCGGAGGAGTGCCGGAGCCAGGTGCGGTCTATCGGTGGGTCTGGCTCACCGGCCCTGGCAGCGCGGAGCTTCACCCCGGGCCGACGGTCCAATGGAAGGCTCCGGAGACGCCCGGCACATACGCGGTTCGCTTCCAGGTCTGCCGCGATCTCGGAGGGCGCCGCGTGGGAGTGCTGGCCGAGCGCCTCGTCGAGATCGACGTGCGCCCGTGCGGCGCGGGAGAGCGTCAGTCGCAAGAGCCTCTGCGCCTCACCGTCACCCAGCGCCGGCAAGGCACCTTCCTGCTGCAGGCGCTCTCCCAGACGGGGGCCCGGATCGACTCGTACCGGTGGGACTTCGGCGACGGCACCACCGGGACGACGACCGAGCCTCGGGTCGAGCACTCCTTTCCCCTCCAGCACCTGGGGCCCCACGACACCCGGAGCTTCACGGTGAGGGTCGAGGCCTTCGTCTCTCAGGGGCCTCCGCTCACGGCGATGGCGTTCGTGCTCACCCGCGGCTCGCCTCCGAACGACGAGCCTTCTCCGGTCGAGCTGGAGGTCTCCCGCTGGAGCGCCCAGCCCGACGGAGGCTGGCGCAGCGACGTGGTGGTTCGAGAGCTCTCGCCCGACATCACCTGGGACCGGGTCGAGCGCGTCACCCGGTACTGGGATGGAGGCGTGGAGGTCGCCACGCGGAAGTGGAGCGAGGGGCTCCACGTGGAGGAGCGGCTCGAGCAGGGCGGGTTTCGGGGCTACACCGTGGTGAGCCCCGCCGAGTCAGCTCCTGGCATCAAGCAGATCCTCGACTTCCTGTACGGCTACGACTCCGCGGGCCAGGAGGTGGTCATCTCCTGGAGCCCCTACAAGAGCGACGCGCCTCCGGTTCCTCCGGAGGCCTCGGAGCCGCTGCCTGCGAAGTAGCCGCCAGGGCCGGTCAGTCGTCGGCGGAGGGCAGGCGGTTGACCTTGATGAAGCTCGGGTTCACCGGCGAGTGGTAGACGCGGTGGGTGGCCTTCACGAAGTCGCTCTCCTTGGCCTCGAAGATGTTCGGGACGAAGGTCTGCGGGTTCCGGTCGATGAAGGGGAACCAGGAGGACTGCACCTGGATCATCACCCTGTGCCCGCGCTGGAAGGTGTGGAACACGTCGTTGATGACGAAGCGGACCTGGGTGGGCTCGCCGGGCTTGAACGGCTTGGGCTGGGAGTAGCTCTCGCGGAAGCGGCCACGGAACGGCTCGCCGCGCACGAGGGTCTGCTGCGCGCCCCGGTTCTGCTTGCCAGCCTCGGCATCGGCCTTGGTCCAGCCCGGCATCTTGCCCGGGTTGACGTCGATGAGCTTGACCACCCAGTCCGCATCGGTGCCGGTGGTGGAGACCCAGAGGTTGGCCTCCAGCGGCCCCGCCAGCGTCAGATCCTGCTCGAGCGGCTCGGTCTGGTACACGAGGACGTCCGGCCTGCGTGAGGCGAAGCGCTGGTCCTCCGTCATGTAGTTCTTGGGCCACACCGGCGTGATCTCCGCCGTCATGGGCACGGGCCGGGCCGGATCGCTGATGAACTCATCGAAGAGCGCGCCTCCCG is a genomic window of Hyalangium gracile containing:
- a CDS encoding PKD domain-containing protein, which encodes MPPVSVRSEAPEAVQPPPVPAPVARPPPDSVATSERSSWEVLAAALHEEMVPLASSVVVEAIERDRPWVCQGEPTALSARLGGVPEPGAVYRWVWLTGPGSAELHPGPTVQWKAPETPGTYAVRFQVCRDLGGRRVGVLAERLVEIDVRPCGAGERQSQEPLRLTVTQRRQGTFLLQALSQTGARIDSYRWDFGDGTTGTTTEPRVEHSFPLQHLGPHDTRSFTVRVEAFVSQGPPLTAMAFVLTRGSPPNDEPSPVELEVSRWSAQPDGGWRSDVVVRELSPDITWDRVERVTRYWDGGVEVATRKWSEGLHVEERLEQGGFRGYTVVSPAESAPGIKQILDFLYGYDSAGQEVVISWSPYKSDAPPVPPEASEPLPAK